In Vibrio japonicus, the following are encoded in one genomic region:
- a CDS encoding glycosyltransferase family 4 protein has translation MNKWTQKISIVFLINDITALGGTERMCTMISNELVGAGFDVTIISHHESKKAPFFYLNESVKREQLFSATRSKIQHLMLPFAIYRTIQRLKPDLVISCDTQMCLYSSLPLVNQNHIAWEHFNSGISTRFGSRWFGRRLASLLCKKIIVLTGTDKAHWINTLQTNPQKVVVIPNPLPIDRLDSWRESERQNIVLAVGRMTDQKGFDLLIKSWAKIDEQSKKNWTLRIVGPTGSAKPELETLIREYQLEHSVMLVPESTEIIREYQQASMYVLSSRYEGFGLTLIEAMGQGLPVIAFNCPMGPSEIISDKYGKLLAPDDIEQMAESINRFLLDPKLRDEYGKLAYQRSEVYTPKNIISQWESMIHEL, from the coding sequence GTGAATAAATGGACACAAAAAATCAGCATCGTTTTTTTGATTAATGATATTACCGCGCTTGGTGGGACCGAAAGGATGTGCACCATGATCTCTAACGAGTTAGTAGGTGCGGGTTTTGACGTGACCATCATCAGTCATCACGAATCAAAAAAAGCGCCGTTTTTCTATCTGAATGAGTCTGTAAAAAGAGAACAGCTGTTCAGCGCGACAAGATCGAAAATCCAGCACCTTATGCTGCCTTTCGCCATTTATCGCACTATCCAACGACTTAAACCCGATCTTGTTATCAGCTGCGACACGCAGATGTGCCTCTACTCCTCACTCCCACTTGTGAACCAAAATCATATCGCGTGGGAGCACTTCAACTCAGGAATAAGCACACGATTTGGAAGCCGTTGGTTTGGCCGCCGATTAGCGTCTTTACTCTGCAAGAAGATTATTGTCTTAACCGGCACAGATAAAGCGCACTGGATAAACACGCTTCAAACCAACCCTCAGAAAGTGGTGGTGATCCCAAACCCGTTACCCATTGATCGACTCGACAGTTGGCGTGAGAGTGAACGGCAAAATATAGTGTTGGCGGTTGGACGGATGACCGATCAAAAAGGCTTCGATTTACTGATTAAGTCGTGGGCGAAAATTGATGAACAATCGAAGAAAAACTGGACCTTAAGGATAGTCGGTCCAACTGGGAGCGCTAAGCCTGAACTCGAAACGTTAATACGAGAGTATCAACTAGAACACAGTGTGATGCTCGTTCCGGAATCGACAGAGATTATTCGAGAGTACCAACAAGCTTCGATGTATGTATTGAGCTCTCGCTACGAGGGCTTCGGGCTAACCCTAATTGAAGCAATGGGACAAGGGTTACCTGTCATTGCGTTCAACTGCCCAATGGGTCCCTCAGAGATCATCTCTGACAAATATGGAAAGCTACTCGCACCCGATGATATTGAACAAATGGCAGAGTCAATTAATAGATTCTTACTCGATCCGAAACTACGGGATGAGTATGGCAAGCTAGCCTATCAACGTTCAGAGGTATACACGCCTAAAAACATTATCAGTCAATGGGAATCAATGATTCATGAACTATGA
- a CDS encoding glycosyltransferase family 2 protein, with amino-acid sequence MSKVTSKDTHQIRLNVLAYNEADFIESCLGSIEKSLAQLGGISSEVNVICNGCSDNTYQVAERYCQDKTGWHAYEVTIGDKANAWNFAIELGEGDSLITAFIDGDCTITPESIGSIIKSYEEHPDCYILAGIPKTKGRTTSNTRSATLKGEALSGNFYALTPLFLDKVYALNFRLPVGLIGDDSLLAWVASHNFKLSNGFSYGFMRGCEGAEFYYHRLTPTNLKNIYQYIRRLHRYSLRHLQQSAIREHLIRHDRFESLPKNVDHIYGDVKLDHLRLKSTSSVFDMINYLKIKNAS; translated from the coding sequence ATGAGTAAAGTCACGAGTAAAGATACACATCAAATCAGGCTCAATGTTCTCGCTTATAATGAGGCAGACTTTATAGAAAGTTGCCTTGGCTCTATAGAAAAATCGTTAGCACAACTTGGCGGTATAAGCTCAGAAGTTAATGTCATCTGCAACGGATGTAGCGACAATACTTACCAGGTCGCAGAGCGTTACTGCCAAGACAAAACTGGTTGGCATGCCTATGAAGTCACGATCGGTGATAAGGCAAATGCTTGGAACTTTGCAATAGAGCTAGGTGAGGGAGACTCACTTATCACCGCTTTTATTGATGGTGACTGCACGATTACCCCAGAATCGATTGGCAGTATCATTAAGTCCTACGAAGAACACCCCGATTGCTACATCCTAGCAGGCATACCAAAAACGAAGGGGAGAACAACCAGTAACACCAGAAGCGCGACGTTAAAAGGAGAAGCCTTAAGCGGCAATTTTTATGCGTTAACGCCGCTATTTCTGGACAAAGTTTATGCGCTAAACTTTAGGCTCCCTGTTGGACTGATTGGTGACGACAGCCTTCTGGCCTGGGTGGCCAGCCATAACTTTAAGTTATCCAACGGCTTCTCTTATGGCTTTATGCGAGGGTGTGAAGGCGCAGAATTTTATTATCACAGGCTGACACCAACCAATCTCAAGAACATCTATCAATATATCAGACGTTTACACCGATACAGCCTAAGACACCTGCAGCAAAGTGCGATACGTGAACACCTGATTCGCCACGACCGCTTTGAGTCACTCCCTAAGAATGTGGACCACATTTATGGTGACGTAAAGCTGGATCACTTAAGGCTAAAATCGACAAGCAGTGTCTTTGATATGATCAACTACCTAAAAATTAAAAACGCTTCATAG
- the xrtA gene encoding exosortase A, with translation MSSLRLFRFILPLLAWVLVYYESIESMVTVWMQSKTYEHGFIIIPISLWLAWRKKEQIKQTPISTAWLPVALFVLPTLLWMLGKAADVALFEHVALIASLQLMLWALLGTALTKILFFPIFYLVFCIPFGEELIPYLQLITADITVFALQLSSIPVYREGLFLSIPNGLFEVAEACSGIRFLISSLALGTLFAYLSFNKWWKILSFVAFSFIFPIIANGIRAYGIVLIGHLSDMKYATGADHLVYGWVFFTFVIGIIFYVADKFADTPISPTFSSAVQHASQMPAKTLTIVTCFVAVFFFQFKWEESLKIADHQTINPIGLPNDVTEVESSLWGISFPEALKVTRGKTPDGRVEFFSARYSIKQEHGELISSSNHIYDQEKWSLNSNTEQVISPEVIEAFKATQLTVANHRGQSMKILYWYCIDRFCSSNPIKVKLLRAARLMTEQSGTADVLALASFDSTDEQLQALATAWMANGEY, from the coding sequence GTGAGTAGTTTACGCCTGTTTCGCTTTATCTTACCGCTGCTTGCATGGGTTCTTGTTTATTACGAATCCATAGAAAGCATGGTGACGGTTTGGATGCAATCCAAAACCTATGAACATGGCTTTATTATTATCCCCATTTCCTTATGGTTAGCGTGGCGTAAAAAAGAGCAGATAAAGCAAACACCAATCAGCACAGCTTGGCTCCCTGTCGCTTTGTTTGTACTCCCGACGCTACTTTGGATGTTAGGAAAAGCTGCGGATGTGGCGTTATTTGAGCATGTCGCGCTCATTGCTAGCTTACAGCTGATGCTTTGGGCTTTACTGGGAACAGCTCTGACAAAAATCCTATTTTTTCCAATATTTTATTTGGTCTTCTGCATCCCGTTTGGTGAAGAGCTCATCCCCTATCTTCAACTTATTACCGCCGATATCACCGTTTTTGCACTGCAACTTTCCAGTATTCCGGTATATCGCGAAGGGCTATTTTTATCCATCCCTAATGGTCTGTTTGAAGTGGCCGAAGCATGCTCGGGAATACGTTTTCTGATATCGAGTCTTGCGCTTGGCACCTTGTTCGCCTACCTCAGCTTCAATAAGTGGTGGAAAATCCTCTCCTTCGTCGCTTTTTCATTCATCTTTCCTATAATCGCCAACGGTATCCGAGCCTACGGCATTGTGCTTATTGGACACTTGAGCGACATGAAATACGCCACTGGAGCCGACCATTTGGTCTACGGATGGGTATTTTTCACTTTTGTTATTGGTATCATTTTTTATGTGGCGGATAAGTTTGCCGACACACCTATCTCTCCAACGTTCTCAAGTGCCGTCCAGCATGCATCCCAGATGCCCGCAAAAACACTCACTATCGTTACCTGTTTCGTTGCTGTTTTCTTTTTTCAGTTCAAATGGGAAGAGTCTTTAAAAATAGCGGATCATCAAACCATCAATCCAATCGGCTTGCCTAATGATGTCACAGAGGTTGAATCTTCTCTTTGGGGGATCTCTTTTCCAGAGGCACTGAAAGTCACAAGAGGAAAGACGCCTGACGGACGGGTTGAGTTTTTTTCCGCCCGATATTCAATTAAGCAAGAGCATGGAGAGTTAATTAGCTCTAGCAATCACATCTATGATCAAGAGAAATGGTCTTTAAACTCAAACACAGAACAAGTCATTTCACCCGAGGTCATTGAAGCCTTTAAGGCAACGCAGCTTACCGTTGCCAATCATCGGGGCCAATCGATGAAAATTCTTTACTGGTATTGCATTGACCGCTTTTGTTCAAGTAACCCAATTAAAGTAAAACTACTCAGAGCAGCGAGGTTAATGACCGAACAATCAGGCACTGCAGATGTACTGGCACTAGCGAGCTTTGATTCGACGGACGAACAGCTCCAAGCGCTTGCGACGGCATGGATGGCCAATGGAGAATACTAA
- a CDS encoding XrtA/PEP-CTERM system amidotransferase — protein MCGISGIFNLKANSSIDSDLLRQINRAQSHRGPDDEGYFIDSHVGLGHRRLSIIDLSGGQQPIFNEDQSVCVVFNGEIYNFESLVAELSCLGHRFSTHSDTEVIVHAWEQWGVQCLDRFRGMFAFALWDRNKKQLFIARDRLGKKPLYYTQTRSGQFIFGSELKVLLAHPEVDTTLRAEMAEEFFMYGYIPEPYSAYKHIFKLNSGHFMLLEPHANVQQVQYWDLAAPTRIHSWEEVQTELIERLNEAVRIRLLSDVPLGAFLSGGVDSSAITALMAGLQDSPVNTCAIGFNESAYDESEYANQIANRYQTQHTSQIVSSNDYALIDKLSQVYDEPFADSSALPTYQVCQLARQSVKVALSGDGGDEIFAGYRRQRMHWMEQRLRDKIPGSIRKPIFGGLANVYPKADWAPKPLRAKTTLQSLAMTPVEAYANTMSKLRIEERHQLFSADYRRRLSGYTGSEIMKQHANNAPTNDPLKLIQYLDMKTWLPGDILTKVDRASMAHSLEVRAPLLDHVFVEWAFSINSSDNIRGTEGKYAFKKALEPYVDSNILYRPKMGFSIPIAEWFRGPLKSSLSSTILSDNMLDSGFFDARALKDMISAHTSGRSNHADALWCLMMFAKFMNRQ, from the coding sequence ATGTGTGGAATTTCTGGAATATTTAACCTTAAGGCCAATAGTTCAATCGACAGTGACCTGTTAAGACAGATAAATCGGGCGCAATCCCACCGAGGCCCAGATGATGAAGGTTACTTTATTGATAGCCATGTGGGCTTAGGGCACCGAAGATTATCCATCATCGACCTAAGCGGCGGCCAGCAACCTATTTTTAATGAAGATCAGTCTGTTTGCGTGGTCTTCAATGGCGAGATATACAACTTCGAGTCACTCGTCGCTGAACTCTCTTGTCTTGGGCATCGTTTCTCAACTCATAGCGATACCGAAGTAATTGTTCATGCCTGGGAACAATGGGGAGTCCAATGCCTTGACCGCTTTCGTGGGATGTTCGCTTTTGCCCTATGGGATCGCAACAAAAAGCAGCTATTCATCGCTAGAGACAGGTTGGGCAAAAAGCCGCTTTATTATACTCAGACTCGCTCTGGCCAATTCATTTTCGGCTCAGAACTCAAGGTATTGCTTGCCCACCCTGAGGTCGATACTACATTACGTGCTGAAATGGCCGAAGAGTTTTTTATGTATGGCTACATACCTGAGCCTTATAGTGCGTACAAACATATTTTTAAGCTTAACTCCGGGCACTTTATGCTTCTGGAGCCGCACGCTAACGTTCAGCAAGTTCAATACTGGGATTTGGCAGCACCGACCAGAATTCACTCATGGGAAGAGGTTCAAACAGAGTTAATCGAAAGACTCAATGAAGCGGTCAGAATCCGCTTGCTCTCTGATGTCCCTTTAGGCGCTTTTTTATCTGGAGGCGTTGATTCAAGCGCGATCACTGCTCTTATGGCCGGGCTTCAGGATTCTCCGGTCAACACTTGCGCCATCGGCTTTAACGAAAGTGCTTATGACGAAAGTGAGTATGCAAACCAAATAGCTAACCGATACCAAACCCAGCACACGAGCCAAATTGTCTCATCAAACGATTACGCACTGATCGATAAGCTGAGTCAGGTGTACGATGAACCTTTTGCTGACAGCTCTGCCCTGCCAACATATCAGGTGTGCCAACTCGCCAGACAGAGCGTCAAAGTGGCTTTATCAGGCGATGGGGGGGATGAGATTTTTGCCGGCTATCGCCGCCAAAGAATGCATTGGATGGAACAGCGCCTACGGGACAAAATTCCAGGAAGCATACGTAAACCCATATTCGGTGGTTTAGCGAACGTCTACCCCAAAGCGGATTGGGCACCAAAACCTTTACGAGCAAAAACCACATTACAATCGCTGGCCATGACTCCTGTCGAAGCGTACGCCAATACCATGTCCAAATTACGTATCGAAGAAAGGCACCAGTTATTTAGTGCCGATTACCGACGTCGTCTGAGTGGCTATACAGGCTCCGAAATCATGAAACAGCATGCCAACAATGCCCCCACAAACGACCCATTGAAACTGATACAATATCTGGACATGAAAACCTGGCTACCCGGCGATATCCTCACCAAGGTAGACAGAGCCAGCATGGCACATTCACTGGAAGTGCGCGCACCTTTGCTGGATCACGTATTTGTCGAGTGGGCATTCTCAATTAATAGCTCAGATAATATTCGTGGCACAGAGGGGAAATACGCGTTCAAAAAAGCCCTTGAACCTTATGTAGACAGCAACATCTTATATCGTCCTAAAATGGGGTTCAGTATTCCAATCGCCGAGTGGTTCAGAGGCCCGCTCAAGAGCAGTCTGAGCTCAACCATACTGTCTGACAATATGCTAGATAGCGGCTTTTTCGATGCCAGAGCTCTCAAAGATATGATTTCTGCCCATACCTCCGGAAGAAGTAATCATGCCGATGCTCTGTGGTGCCTGATGATGTTTGCAAAATTCATGAATAGGCAGTAA
- a CDS encoding glycosyltransferase family 4 protein, which yields MMKILTVTTLFPYANNPKHGVFIETRLRHLKLHFPDVEIKVIAPVPWFPFRQKMFGSYASYANAPLYEKRFGMDVYHPRYVVVPKVGMTLTPHTLSTAIYKKASQLIQQGFDFDVIDGHYFYPDGVAISQAAEKLGKPFTVTARGTDINLIPKYNKPKKDIQAVLGQSDHNMAVCEALRSEMIELGAEPNSVTTLRNGVDLQLFPYIDELKQRVLRKQLNLPMDKPIIISVGHLIERKGHHLVIESLKHLPGVLLLIAGTGSEEKRLKQQVIKEQLQSRVTFLGSLSQGELAGYYGASNALVLASSREGWANVLLESMACGTPVVATNIWGTPEVVQNQSAGILVDRYSAAIAKGVESVLMNPPNRSDTRQYAEQFDWFTTSQGQYEIFQSAISAYQSSSIKLCRS from the coding sequence ATGATGAAAATCTTAACGGTGACCACACTATTTCCCTACGCTAACAACCCAAAACACGGCGTGTTTATAGAGACACGGTTGCGTCATTTGAAACTCCACTTTCCTGATGTAGAGATAAAAGTTATCGCCCCTGTTCCTTGGTTTCCATTTCGGCAGAAAATGTTTGGCTCGTATGCTTCTTATGCCAATGCACCACTGTATGAGAAACGTTTTGGTATGGATGTTTACCATCCTCGTTATGTGGTCGTGCCTAAAGTCGGTATGACGCTCACTCCTCATACCCTTTCTACCGCCATATATAAGAAAGCCAGCCAGCTGATTCAACAAGGCTTTGATTTCGATGTAATCGATGGCCATTACTTTTATCCCGATGGTGTGGCCATCTCACAAGCGGCGGAAAAGTTAGGTAAACCTTTTACGGTTACGGCTCGCGGGACCGATATCAACCTCATTCCAAAATACAATAAACCCAAGAAAGACATACAAGCCGTGCTTGGGCAAAGTGATCATAATATGGCGGTGTGTGAAGCCCTAAGATCAGAAATGATAGAGCTTGGCGCAGAGCCCAACTCCGTAACTACGCTCCGAAATGGTGTTGATCTGCAGCTATTTCCTTATATCGATGAGTTAAAACAACGTGTATTAAGAAAACAGCTAAATCTCCCGATGGATAAACCCATTATTATTTCGGTAGGTCACCTGATTGAGCGAAAGGGGCATCACTTGGTCATCGAATCGCTCAAACATTTGCCTGGCGTCTTACTTTTGATTGCCGGTACTGGCTCTGAAGAAAAGCGCCTGAAACAACAAGTCATAAAAGAGCAATTACAGTCCCGCGTTACTTTCCTTGGCAGCCTGAGCCAGGGTGAGCTTGCAGGCTATTATGGTGCATCCAATGCGCTTGTATTGGCGTCAAGCCGAGAAGGTTGGGCCAATGTATTGTTAGAGTCTATGGCCTGCGGAACCCCTGTCGTGGCAACCAATATTTGGGGAACACCCGAAGTGGTGCAAAATCAGAGTGCCGGCATCCTTGTCGATAGATACTCAGCGGCAATCGCTAAAGGAGTCGAAAGTGTCCTCATGAATCCGCCCAACCGTAGCGACACGCGCCAATACGCAGAGCAGTTTGACTGGTTTACGACTTCGCAAGGACAGTATGAAATTTTTCAGTCGGCCATCAGCGCATACCAAAGCAGCAGCATTAAGCTATGTCGCTCTTAA
- a CDS encoding CDP-glycerol glycerophosphotransferase family protein — MMREAIASIPGARWLWALFKKNRTLLLVTLSKPYHYFEVNRIRNKIKRGEKVNVVFLVLEKSMWKTDLVYQAMDKHPLYSPLIFVIPRCNSSDIEANEASTTKFFVDKGYNVECANLNGYRRDIDEVITPDLIFFTHPHNDSLEKYSISSLRRKLTCYVPYFEQIDLNYIIHFNGPTENLVWKFFQINDIHKEIARKHAYNRGRNIDVVGYPATESLYSDIEYENPWINPSLKKIIIAPHHSIDSHSFLSNSTFIENADCLKELATKYSDKVNFAFKPHPLLKDKLYHHPAWGKEKTDQYWSFWSSNPNSQLEEGEYVGLFRESDAMIHDCTSFMIEYLYTGKPSLYLNSTIRERLNKYGKLGFDSILKAEKQSDIECFILSVIRGESVNVDDSLMDKLKPLSSPTGSIMKILNKALIGVDS; from the coding sequence ATGATGAGAGAGGCCATCGCATCGATCCCAGGAGCAAGGTGGTTATGGGCGTTGTTTAAAAAGAATCGAACCTTGCTTCTAGTCACCCTTTCAAAACCCTATCACTACTTTGAAGTTAATCGAATCAGAAATAAAATTAAGCGAGGGGAAAAAGTCAATGTTGTCTTTCTTGTGCTAGAGAAAAGCATGTGGAAAACAGATTTAGTTTATCAAGCCATGGATAAACACCCGTTATACTCTCCGTTGATTTTTGTTATTCCTAGGTGTAATTCGTCTGATATTGAGGCTAATGAGGCCAGTACGACAAAGTTTTTTGTTGATAAAGGCTACAATGTTGAATGTGCGAATCTCAATGGTTATAGGCGAGATATAGATGAAGTAATCACCCCAGATTTGATCTTTTTCACGCACCCCCACAATGACTCACTAGAAAAATACTCTATATCAAGTCTAAGAAGAAAGTTGACCTGTTATGTGCCGTATTTTGAACAGATTGATTTGAACTATATCATCCATTTTAACGGACCAACGGAAAATCTGGTTTGGAAGTTTTTCCAAATTAATGACATTCACAAAGAGATTGCTAGAAAACACGCGTATAACAGGGGGAGAAACATCGATGTTGTTGGTTACCCTGCAACAGAGTCATTATATAGTGACATAGAGTATGAAAACCCCTGGATAAACCCATCACTCAAGAAAATCATCATAGCGCCTCATCATAGTATTGATAGCCATAGCTTTTTATCTAACTCAACCTTCATTGAAAACGCAGACTGCCTTAAAGAACTGGCAACCAAGTACTCAGATAAAGTTAACTTTGCATTTAAACCTCATCCCTTATTAAAAGATAAGCTTTATCACCATCCAGCTTGGGGTAAAGAAAAGACAGATCAATATTGGAGCTTCTGGTCTTCGAATCCTAACTCTCAATTGGAGGAAGGGGAATATGTGGGCTTGTTCAGAGAGTCAGATGCGATGATACACGACTGTACCTCTTTTATGATTGAGTATTTGTATACAGGCAAGCCGTCTCTCTACTTAAACTCCACCATCAGAGAGCGATTAAATAAGTACGGCAAGCTAGGATTTGACTCGATTCTGAAAGCGGAAAAACAGTCTGATATAGAGTGCTTTATTCTTTCAGTCATCCGGGGAGAAAGCGTGAATGTGGATGATTCACTCATGGACAAGTTGAAGCCACTCTCTTCTCCAACCGGCAGCATCATGAAAATTCTTAACAAAGCGTTGATAGGGGTGGATTCCTAG
- a CDS encoding glycosyltransferase codes for MNRNQVKKSLEDTHIAIISGNSLGLENDSLVLQSALEKAYPNLESNLILGKESLLKKSISILKLILKRFYGKELVFIHMEEVQSKLVWAAQKNYLIPNQDWFRSHTEKATLNNDKIILLCKTLDAIRAFSDIKDRTHYLGFTSLDRHQSNVEKSFDKYLHLAGKSEKKGTLSVINAWKKHPEWPTLTLQTTVPSYIESAQGVPNIHLITTNQSGQELLKLMNSHGIHLCVSEMEGFGHYIVEALSTGAIVVSTDGAPMNELVTPSSGYLVNCVETEQQYRARGFTINEPEFEKVIHSIIDMTYDGLLTMSAQSRQRYLEITSNFEGNVQDYFAKNVLPHSTRK; via the coding sequence ATGAATAGAAACCAAGTAAAAAAAAGCTTAGAAGATACTCACATCGCTATAATAAGCGGAAACTCTCTTGGCTTAGAGAACGATTCATTAGTCCTGCAATCCGCGTTAGAGAAAGCCTATCCAAATCTTGAGTCAAACTTAATTCTAGGGAAAGAAAGCCTCCTAAAAAAATCAATAAGCATCCTAAAGCTGATTCTGAAAAGATTCTATGGAAAAGAGTTGGTGTTTATTCATATGGAAGAAGTGCAATCTAAGCTTGTTTGGGCCGCCCAAAAAAACTACTTAATTCCAAATCAGGATTGGTTTCGATCTCATACCGAAAAAGCCACCTTGAATAACGATAAGATAATCTTGCTTTGCAAAACGCTCGATGCCATTCGGGCATTTTCTGATATCAAGGATCGCACTCATTACTTAGGGTTCACTTCGTTAGACCGACACCAAAGCAACGTTGAAAAAAGTTTTGATAAATATCTCCATCTTGCAGGGAAAAGTGAAAAAAAAGGCACGTTATCTGTCATAAACGCTTGGAAAAAACACCCTGAATGGCCCACATTAACGTTACAAACAACCGTACCAAGCTACATTGAATCGGCGCAAGGCGTGCCTAATATTCATCTAATTACCACTAACCAAAGTGGTCAAGAGTTACTAAAACTCATGAATAGCCATGGCATACACCTTTGCGTTTCTGAGATGGAGGGGTTTGGCCACTACATCGTTGAAGCGCTTTCAACCGGTGCCATCGTTGTGAGTACAGATGGTGCGCCAATGAACGAACTCGTGACACCAAGCAGTGGGTATCTGGTTAACTGTGTAGAAACCGAACAACAATACCGCGCAAGAGGGTTCACCATCAATGAGCCAGAGTTTGAAAAAGTCATTCATTCCATCATTGATATGACCTATGACGGTTTACTCACTATGTCCGCTCAATCTCGGCAAAGGTACCTAGAGATCACATCCAACTTTGAAGGTAATGTTCAGGATTACTTTGCTAAAAACGTCCTGCCGCATAGTACAAGAAAGTAG
- a CDS encoding glycosyltransferase family 4 protein, whose protein sequence is MKILYHHRIASKDGQYVHVEEIIRALRQLGHDVIVVGPKIAEESEFGSDGGWVSKLRKSLPKFCSELLEFCYSFYVFFKLLLAIIKHKPDAIYERYNLFLPAGIWVKKLFRLKLILEVNSPLYDERAQYGGIALKPLAKWSEVYTWRNADHVCPVTHVLAHYVIKAGVPEDHITVIPNGIDPKKFFPNQGITRNRQFEGKLTIGFVGFCREWHQLDKLLSLIAEPENNHLMLLIIGDGPAAEPLQEQAKQLGVESRFHITGLIERKDMPAWLDQIDIALQPAVTPWSSPLKLIEYLAKGKVIVAPDTDNIKELLCDNKNALLYNMDTPDAILDCIKRILSSDNLRARLQMEATKTIQDKKLTWENNAKRIEYIFSTLTSKVPVTFKETK, encoded by the coding sequence ATGAAAATACTATATCATCACAGAATTGCATCTAAAGATGGTCAGTATGTCCATGTAGAAGAGATCATTCGCGCACTAAGGCAGCTTGGTCATGATGTCATTGTGGTCGGCCCTAAAATCGCGGAAGAATCTGAGTTCGGCAGTGATGGCGGATGGGTCTCAAAACTACGCAAATCATTGCCAAAATTCTGCTCAGAATTACTAGAGTTCTGCTACTCATTTTATGTCTTTTTCAAACTACTTCTAGCGATCATTAAACATAAGCCCGATGCTATCTATGAGCGATACAACCTCTTCCTGCCCGCGGGCATTTGGGTGAAAAAACTATTTCGTTTGAAGCTCATTCTGGAGGTTAACTCTCCGCTATATGATGAAAGAGCCCAGTATGGAGGTATTGCACTCAAACCCCTTGCTAAATGGAGTGAGGTGTATACCTGGCGCAATGCAGACCATGTTTGTCCTGTTACCCATGTGCTTGCCCACTACGTGATAAAAGCGGGCGTACCTGAAGACCATATCACTGTAATTCCGAATGGGATTGACCCGAAAAAGTTCTTTCCAAACCAAGGCATTACTCGCAACCGTCAGTTTGAAGGCAAGCTCACTATAGGGTTTGTTGGTTTCTGTCGCGAGTGGCATCAGCTCGACAAGTTACTATCATTAATAGCAGAACCAGAGAATAATCATTTGATGTTACTGATTATTGGTGACGGCCCAGCTGCAGAGCCTCTGCAAGAACAGGCAAAGCAGTTAGGTGTAGAGAGCCGCTTCCACATCACCGGGTTGATTGAAAGGAAAGACATGCCAGCTTGGCTCGATCAAATAGACATCGCACTCCAGCCAGCTGTGACCCCTTGGTCTTCCCCACTTAAACTCATTGAATACTTAGCAAAAGGAAAGGTCATTGTTGCCCCTGACACCGATAATATTAAGGAACTACTGTGCGACAACAAAAACGCCCTTCTCTACAACATGGACACGCCTGATGCCATTTTAGACTGCATCAAACGCATCCTATCGAGCGACAACTTAAGAGCACGGCTGCAAATGGAAGCCACCAAGACGATTCAGGATAAAAAGCTCACTTGGGAAAACAATGCAAAACGTATCGAGTATATATTTTCAACGCTAACATCTAAGGTACCGGTTACGTTTAAGGAAACAAAGTAG